A single window of Arvicola amphibius chromosome 15, mArvAmp1.2, whole genome shotgun sequence DNA harbors:
- the LOC121677002 gene encoding coiled-coil domain-containing protein 7-like has protein sequence MISEIIFRLDMDRVLENDLQTLKETFDQHLLKNEFKARSKTGLEIKRIPSRRTPKEPVKTGWRKQGGNLNIIKGTKLLGTPSEQQNMSLSLRKDITPGVSSMKTKPQENVNAKYHLPKTFPTKVINLLPFTSQEANVESSTPYENVIPKPLYRTSRGSSGIPTTFQQLLNRKISGNT, from the exons ATGATTAGTGAGATCATCTTTCGCTTGGATATGGACAGAGTGCTTG AGAATGACCTACAAACCTTGAAGGAGACCTTTGatcaacatttattaaaaaatgaattcaaggCACGCTCCAAGACTGGACTTG AGATAAAAAGGATACCTTCAAGACGCACACCAAAGGAACCAGTGAAAACGGGATGGAGAAAGCAGG GTGGCAACCTAAATATTATTAAAGGAACAAAACTACTGGGGACACCGAGCGAACAACAGA ATATGAGTTTATCTCTAAGGAAAGATATTACTCCAG GTGTGAGTTCAATGAAAACCAAACCTCAGGAAAATGTTAATGCTAAGTACCACCTACCAAAGACATTTCCAACAAAAGTGATCAATCTGTTACCCTTCACCAGTCAAG AGGCAAACGTGGAAAGCTCCACACCGTATGAGAATGTAATTCCAAAGCCACTTTATAGGACATCTAGGGGAAGTTCCGGCATACCCACAACCTTCCAGCAATTACTAAACAGGAAGATTTCAGGTAACACTTAA